A DNA window from Fusarium fujikuroi IMI 58289 draft genome, chromosome FFUJ_chr11 contains the following coding sequences:
- a CDS encoding related to amidases, with amino-acid sequence MSVFFKEILPGNPVQAGDVEALLDPLDLTIRPEESSEYQILLAAVHDCAERVSNLPDYQPVPEISRFPRQNIHLPEEHEQSYGHAWAHRFIIEGDKSSPSALVGKAVCLKDCIAVAGVPQFFGSDAFPAWTPSTDATVVTRVLEAGAVITGTATCENFCNSTSSFTSAQGTIDNPRKAGYSAGGSTSGGAALVTGGLADIAIGTDQGGSIRVPASLCGCVGFKPTHGLVPYTGITSGDQIDDHAGPLARTVEEVAACLDVIAGYDGIDDRSLGAPSPGSFNYLDSLASASVKGLRIGVLKEGYDNDLVQPGVKQTFFNTINRLKSLGANVSEVSIPLHKEGPSIWTIQQRISGSAGILGQANGRRGLYLTEFEQARLPWTSSEFEKLFPSTKNTVINGIYLSRNFPGLYAKTVNIGRQIRDAYEAKFKEYDVIIMPTTPFVAPRHGSRESVLKSFEPSIGMTNNTAIFNVTGNPALSLPIGWSKAVDDESVLLPVGLQIVGGLWQEKKVLNVAKALENSFDWEQEGKSAAEETEEVLNEVRRIRESSHL; translated from the exons ATGTCTGTGTTCTTCAAAGAGATTCTACC TGGCAACCCTGTTCAGGCAGGCGACGTCGAGGCCCTACTCGACCCTCTCGACCTCACCATCCGCCCCGAAGAGTCATCAGAATACCAAATTCTCCTCGCAGCAGTTCACGACTGCGCAGAACGTGTCTCCAATCTCCCAGACTATCAGCCCGTCCCGGAAATCTCTCGATTTCCCCGTCAAAACATCCACCTTCCCGAAGAACACGAGCAAAGCTACGGTCATGCCTGGGCGCACCGTTTCATCATCGAAGGCGACAAGTCTTCACCCTCAGCATTGGTGGGGAAGGCTGTTTGCCTGAAAGACTGTATCGCTGTTGCTGGTGTACCACAGTTCTTTGGAAGCGATGCGTTCCCCGCTTGGACACCGTCGACTGATGCGACTGTTGTCACGAGAGTCcttgaagctggagctgTGATTACAGGAACAGCGACGTGCGAAAACTTCTGCAACTCCACATCTTCCTTCACAAGTGCGCAGGGCACGATCGACAACCCGCGCAAAGCAGGGTATTCGGCCGGTGGCAGTACCTCTGGTGGCGCAGCGCTTGTCACGGGCGGTCTCGCCGACATTGCTATCGGTACAGATCAAGGCGGTAGCATCCGTGTACCAGCGTCGCTTTGCGGTTGTGTCGGGTTCAAGCCGACACATGGACTTGTACCATATACAGGTATCACGAGTGGCGATCAGATTGATGACCATGCGGGACCACTCGCCAGgacagttgaagaagttgctgctTGCTTGGATGTCATTGCGGGCTACGATGGGATCGACGACCGATCACTTGGCGCTCCATCACCAGGATCGTTCAACTACTTAGACTCATTGGCCAGTGCATCAGTAAAAGGTCTTCGGATTGGCGTTCTGAAGGAAGGCTACGATAACGATCTGGTGCAGCCAGGCGTGAAGCAAactttcttcaacaccatcaatagGCTGAAGTCTCTTGGTGCCAATGTGAGCGAAGTATCGATTCCTCTTCACAAGGAAGGTCCTTCAATATGGACCATCCAGCAACGCATATCCGGCTCTGCAGGCATCTTGGGCCAAGCAAATGGCCGTCGAGGTCTCTACTTGACAGAGTTCGAACAAGCCCGTCTTCCTTGGACATCCTCTGAATTCGAGAAGCTCTTCCCATCTACCAAGAACACTGTCATCAACGGCATCTATCTCTCACGCAATTTCCCCGGTCTCTACGCAAAGACGGTCAACATCGGCCGCCAAATACGCGATGCATACGAAGCAAAGTTTAAAGAATACgacgtcatcatcatgccaACAACGCCCTTCGTCGCACCGCGCCACGGCTCACGAGAGTCTGTGCTCAAGTCATTCGAGCCGAGCATCGGGATGACGAACAAcactgccatcttcaacgtcaCGGGTAATCCTGCTCTGTCGCTTCCTATTGGTTGGTCAAAGgctgttgacgatgagagTGTTTTGTTGCCGGTTGGATTGCAGATCGTCGGTGGTCTTTGGCAAGAGAAAAAGGTTCTGAACGTTGCGAAAGCGCTGGAGAATAGTTTTGACTGGGAGCAGGAGGGAAAGTCTGCGGCAGAAGAGACGGAGGAGGTGCTGAATGAAGTCCGACGCATTAGAGAATCTTCACACCTCTAA
- a CDS encoding related to ADH5-alcohol dehydrogenase V has translation MAPDAALPSRMRAAYIAEYNKPYAFGERPLPIIRDTDILVRVHAAGFCHSDLQALQGEFEKPAPIGLIPSHEIAGVVAKLGRSYQGDLKVGDRVGVLNFKHACGSCVGCRLTQRRGEELDPRFCDDRETAGFLHDGGFAEYASADPETTVKLPDSISFEQAAPLTCAGATVWGSLEGAAAGVSRGETIAIVGIGGLGHLGVQFAKALGFKVVAVDSREAGRQLASDVENSALKPDLVIDSSDTTAASKAIFDFTNGEGVAAAVVCTPSLEANRWALNILRIKGTLGILGLPRNPWQFDAAPIVFRELTIKGSYVAGRAATERMMKVVEEAGVRSHLTVLPFEKIPGIVDIYEDAAFKGRIVVQI, from the exons ATGGCGCCCGACGCAGCATTACCATCTCGGATGAGAGCAGCGTATATCGCAGAG TATAACAAACCGTATGCCTTCGGGGAGCGGCCGCTGCCTATTATCAGAGACACCGACATCCTCGTGCGGGTTCACGCCGCTGGGTTCTGCCACTCCGACCTGCAAGCTCTGCAAGGCGAGTTCGAGAAACCAGCGCCAATTGGTCTGATCCCATCTCACGAGATAGCCGGCGTTGTCGCCAAACTGGGTAGAAGCTACCAGGGAGATCTCAAAGTCGGCGATCGTGTTGGCGtcctcaacttcaagcaTGCCTGCGGTTCGTGTGTAGGATGTCGCTTGACGCAAAGAAGAGGCGAAGAGCTTGATCCTAGGTTCTGCGATGACCGGGAAACTGCTGGCTTCTTGCACGACGGAGGGTTTGCGGAGTACGCGTCTGCTGATCCGGAGACAACCGTGAAGCTGCCGGACTCGATCTCGTTTGAGCAAGCGGCCCCGCTCACTTGTGCGGGAGCAACGGTCTGGGGAAGTCTCGAGGGCGCCGCAGCGGGAGTGAGCAGAGGAGAGACAATAGCGATCGTGGGTATCGGTGGGCTTGGGCACTTGGGTGTGCAGTTCGCGAAAGCGCTCGGATTCAAGGTCGTTGCGGTAGATAGCAGAGAAGCTGGTCGACAGTTAGCATCAGACGTGGAGAACTCAGCACTGAAGCCTGACCTTGTTATTGACTCTTCCGACACTACAGCGGCGTCAAAAGCCATCTTTGACTTCACAAACGGCGAAGGTGTCGCTGCCGCTGTTGTCTGCACGCCGTCGTTAGAAGCGAATCGGTGGGCGCTCAATATTCTCAGGATCAAAGGAACGCTGGGAATACTCGGCCTTCCTCGGAACCCTTGGCAGTTCGACGCTGCGCCGATTGTGTTTCGGGAGTTGACGATAAAGGGGAGTTACGTGGCGGGGAGAGCGGCGAcggagaggatgatgaaggtcGTGGAGGAGGCGGGCGTGAGGTCGCATCTGACTGTGTTGCCGTTTGAGAAGATTCCGGGCATTGTTGATATCTATGAGGATGCGGCGTTCAAGGGACGGATTGTTGTACAGATATGA
- a CDS encoding related to ethionine resistance protein encodes MSLPTSSPFNPDGERRGRRHSIFADFIPDDLTFPPPFIDPTPNVEEILNRDIDECSSGDEHRDEEAIEDPRYVNETDVQLAFHPTGIAFGQGFSAVPPSSIDIPPPNPHDFEQSLRAEVSLLRDNDIIPPRHPPTGWKTTKLGRLYRHLFSTRVHDHDKPLFASEDSGETTPLLRDRVVRFDGIPPTPGPDEVHKRWEEALASHKIDTTWQRETKTLIQYALPLIVTFLLHYSVTVASVLTVGRLGMEELAAVNLATMTASITYYVPVQGLATCLDTLCAQAYGSGHKHLVGLQAQRMTWLLWIIMIPIAIVWWFSEPILAAAVGPGRTTQLAALYMRILIAGMPGVSAFESAKRFVQSQGLFHATTYTLFVGAPLSFLQNWLFVFKFGWGFSGAAIAMAVTHNLLPLLLILYVRLFEGYECWKGFSRKAFTNWGPMIKLALPGMIMIEAQFSVLEILTIAAGRFGTAQLAAQGVLVTVTSMSFNIPFPLAIATSTRVANLIGADLSKAARVTAKVAIFAALIVGSINLTIFTTLRKQIPAVFTEDEQVIDIASNVILVCAVMQIFDALAAVSHGLLRGIGRQSIGSYANLFAYYVVALPIALGTSFGLGWGLAGLWVGLTAGLAVVSGLEAMYLYFTDWEEAVKQAEARMRTETNRRRSSLSGLSHERN; translated from the exons ATGTCGCTGCCTACGAGCTCACCGTTCAATCCCGACGGCGAACGTCGAGGAAGACGACATTCCATCTTTGCTGATTTTATTCCAGACGATCTCACGTTTCCCCCGCCGTTCATCGACCCGACTCCAAATGTAGAGGAGATTCTGAACCGCGATATTGACGAGTGCTCCTCTGGAGATGAGCACcgcgatgaagaagccatcgaaGACCCCCGATACGTAAACGAAACAGACGTCCAACTTGCCTTTCATCCAACAGGCATCGCTTTCGGACAAGGCTTCTCTGCCGTTCCTCCTTCAAGCATCGATATCCCGCCCCCAAACCCCCACGACTTTGAGCAGTCCCTCCGCGCTGAAGTCTCCCTCCTCCGCGACAACGACATCATTCCACCGAGACATCCCCCAACAGGATGGAAGACCACGAAGCTCGGCCGTCTGTATCGGCACCTGTTTAGTACGCGCGTGCACGATCACGACAAGCCGCTCTTCGCCTCGGAAGATTCGGGCGAGACCACGCCGCTGTTGAGGGACAGAGTTGTGAGGTTCGATGGGATACCGCCAACGCCAGGGCCGGATGAGGTTCATAAGCGCTGGGAAGAGGCGCTGGCGTCGCATAAGATTGATACGACATGGCAGCGTGAGACCAAGACGTTGATTCAATATGCGCTGCCTCTTATCGTTACTTTTCTTCTACA CTACTCGGTCACTGTCGCTTCTGTCTTGACTGTCGGTCGTCTTGGAATGGAGGAGCTCGCGGCTGTCAACT TGGCCACTATGACTGCCTCGATCACTTACTACGTCCCAGTCCAAGGTTTAGCAACTTGCCTCGACACTCTCTGCGCACAAGCCTATGGCTCCGGCCACAAACATCTTGTTGGCCTTCAGGCGCAAAGAATGACATGGCTTCTTTGGATAATCATGATTCCTATCGCTATCGTCTGGTGGTTCTCTGAGCCCATTCTCGCCGCAGCCGTTGGCCCAGGTCGCACAACGCAATTGGCCGCTTTGTACATGCGAATCCTCATCGCAGGCATGCCCGGTGTTAGTGCCTTCGAGAGCGCAAAGAGGTTTGTTCAGAGTCAGGGTTTGTTTCATGCTACAACCTATACTCTTTTCGTTGGAGCGCCACTGAGTTTCTTGCAAAATTGGCTGTTCGTGTTTAAGTTTGGATGGGGCTTCTCTGGTGCTGCCATCGCGATGGCTGTCACTCATAACCTCCTCCCGCTTCTTCTCATTTTGTACGTCCGGTTGTTTGAGGGATATGAGTGCTGGAAAGGTTTCAGCCGCAAGGCTTTCACAAACTGGG GCCCCATGATCAAGTTGGCTTTGCCAGGAATGATCATGATCGAAGCCCAGTTCTCCGTGCTGGAGATTCTTACCATCGCCGCAGGACGGTTCGGTACGGCACAACTCGCAGCTCAAGGAGTCTTGGTGACCGTTACGTCGATGTCTTTCAACATTCCCTTCCCACTGGCCATCGCGACCTCGACTCGAGTTGCAAACCTTATTGGGGCTGATCTGAGCAAGGCTGCGCGAGTAACAGCGAAAGTG GCCATTTTTGCTGCACTTATCGTTGGTAGCATCAACTTGACAATCTTCACGACCCTCCGAAAACAAATCCCCGCAGTGTTCACGGAAGATGAGCAAGTGATTGACATTGCATCTAATGTCATTCTTGTTTGCGCTGTCATGCAAATCTTTGACGCTTTAGCAGCCGTCTCTCATGGTCTTCTTCGCGGAATCGGAAGACAATCCATCGGATCTTATGCCAATCTCTTCGCATACTATGTGGTCGCTCTTCCAATTGCGCTGGGCACCAGTTTCGGATTGGGCTGGGGGTTAGCTGGACT